One window of the Cryptomeria japonica chromosome 7, Sugi_1.0, whole genome shotgun sequence genome contains the following:
- the LOC131856697 gene encoding uncharacterized protein LOC131856697, whose translation MDSEEVLEWIDALENYFEYEDMNEDKKVKFSKTKLRGTTLTWWSSVQTERVERGMSKITTWSRMKAMMKDQFFPSDYAIQTKRLRQNQKQKDMDVMTYTKKFHKLSLRGGLEDEDEKVARYLNGFRYNMQDEIGLSIPKTLGECFQLATRVEEKVKRKQERHGGSGRGNENRVRGSRPNSEGQGQDKNDKSNDTFYDHRGGYRSGGRFGSGRGSRAFMGRCFACIEVGNTFFKCPMNEQGGKKTEKIIHLAQGEEQPTEEKIGIAAPQLEGDFLKFGRGQRL comes from the coding sequence ATGGATAGTGAGGAGGTATTGGAGTGGATTGATGCCCTTGAAaactactttgagtatgaagaCATGAATGAGGACAAGAAGGTGAAGTTTTCTAAGACAAAGTTAAGAGGTACGACTCTAACATGGTGGAGTAGTGTGCAGACAGAGAGAGTGGAAAGAGGAATGTCTAAGATCACCACATGGAGTAGGATGAAGGCCATGATGAAGGATCAATTCTTTCCATCTGATTATGCTATTCAAACTAAGAGGTTGAGACAAAATCagaaacaaaaagacatggatgtgaTGACCTACACTAAGAAATTCCACAAGTTGAGTCTAAGAGGTGGATTGGAAGATGAGGATGAGAAGGTTGCAAGGTACCTAAAtgggtttagatacaacatgcaagATGAGATTGGTTTGAGTATACCAAAGACACTTGGGGAGTGTTTTCAGTTGGCTACAAGAGTTGAAGAAAAGGTAAAGAGGAAGCAAGAGAGACATGGAGGAAGTGGCAGAGGTAATGAAAATAGAGTTAGGGGAAGTAGGCCTAACAGTGAAGGACAAGGACAAGACAAAAATGATAAGAGTAATGACACGTTTTATGATCATAGGGGTGGATACAGAAGTGGAGGCAGATTTGGATCAGGTAGAGGATCAAGAGCCTTCATGGGAAGGTGCTTCGCATGCATTGAAGTTGGGAACACTTTCTTCAAGTGTCCAATGAATGAACAAGGTGgcaagaagactgagaaaataatTCATTTGGCCCAAGGGGAAGAACAACCAACAGAAGAGAAGATTGGTATTGCTGCTCCACAACTTGAAGGTGACTTTTTGAAGTTTGGAAGAGGTCAAAGGTTGTAG